The following proteins are encoded in a genomic region of Bacillus spongiae:
- a CDS encoding sensor histidine kinase, whose translation MRKNKKYKIVIIVFSLILLVLSVINVFISYLNTKQAVEMSMGNHSLEMANAIASSVDTETYKEFIMNQKQGESYEEIRQYLNDAKNKTGALQVYTLFMDSKMIVDSSGEVVTNERVASGEYVKKAFEGLPYFTEVFHDGEAGPYLSAGAPILDVNHEVIGIIGIDCSTETLDKVEEEMVQQNITSLSINGLLVFVIIVVVSSIINKYNRELKEQVDDTEQIYQTEVQSLIDSVRFIRHDFINHMQVVHGLIQLEKTPEALDYIVSLNGEICGGPAPNIQVENNALMVLLQTKWIKAHNNEIEVNFHIDDHTYARILSKDLIKLLSNLIDNAIDATVELDSKDRMLSVTTKASEKGYMFIVRNSGNTLSNDMLDKIFQKGFSTKKSKGVERGQGLAIVSAIVSRYKGTITVTSEGNVTTFFVHLFVK comes from the coding sequence ATGAGAAAAAACAAAAAATATAAAATAGTGATTATTGTATTCTCCCTAATTTTACTAGTTTTATCCGTTATAAATGTGTTTATATCATACTTAAATACGAAACAAGCTGTAGAAATGTCAATGGGAAATCACAGCCTAGAAATGGCAAATGCAATCGCTTCCTCTGTGGATACAGAAACGTATAAAGAGTTTATCATGAACCAAAAGCAAGGGGAGTCTTACGAGGAAATTCGTCAATACTTAAACGATGCCAAGAACAAAACGGGGGCACTTCAAGTATATACCCTATTCATGGATAGTAAAATGATTGTAGACTCATCTGGGGAAGTAGTTACAAACGAACGGGTCGCTTCTGGTGAGTATGTAAAAAAAGCCTTTGAGGGTCTCCCTTATTTTACTGAAGTCTTCCATGACGGTGAAGCAGGTCCCTATTTATCGGCAGGTGCTCCTATTCTTGATGTCAATCATGAAGTCATTGGTATCATTGGAATAGACTGTAGTACTGAAACGTTAGATAAAGTTGAAGAAGAAATGGTTCAACAAAACATAACGAGCCTTTCTATTAATGGATTATTGGTATTTGTCATCATCGTCGTCGTTTCTTCTATTATTAACAAATATAATCGTGAGTTAAAAGAACAAGTGGATGATACCGAACAAATTTATCAAACAGAGGTTCAATCCCTAATTGATTCTGTACGCTTCATTCGTCATGATTTTATTAATCATATGCAAGTCGTTCATGGTTTAATTCAGCTTGAAAAAACACCTGAGGCTTTAGACTATATAGTGAGCTTAAATGGTGAGATATGTGGTGGACCTGCTCCTAACATTCAAGTGGAAAATAATGCTTTAATGGTTTTGTTACAAACGAAATGGATAAAAGCCCATAATAATGAAATAGAAGTAAATTTTCATATAGATGATCATACATACGCACGAATCTTATCAAAAGATTTAATCAAGCTATTATCCAATTTAATCGATAATGCCATTGATGCAACGGTAGAGCTTGATTCTAAGGATAGAATGCTTTCTGTTACCACAAAAGCCAGTGAAAAGGGCTATATGTTTATAGTCAGGAATAGTGGAAATACGTTATCCAATGACATGCTTGATAAAATATTCCAAAAAGGGTTCTCTACAAAGAAATCAAAAGGTGTTGAAAGGGGACAGGGACTGGCCATTGTCTCAGCGATTGTGAGTCGATATAAAGGGACGATTACAGTAACGTCAGAGGGAAATGTAACAACCTTTTTCGTACACTTGTTTGTTAAGTAA
- a CDS encoding DUF4097 family beta strand repeat-containing protein, giving the protein MALKDLFSFKTVPFEEVATVEGENLRKIMIEGNSSDIDVIPGETDSIEIKLSGEISEKLVDSVSLKASRVNDTLMIEVKRKHSTFQFGVTIQSLSLEVQVPQRMYESLFIYTASGDISVHGIEAKDVECKASSGDIKLKSVNQPDYIKLSSSSGDILLADAKAKKLKLKSSSGSIVTRKANWASSTITSSSGEIDVDSFTGQLRADSSSGDIQIYSESLSGDLDVESSSGSVNIEFLEEPQSVFLDYKASSGEGDVQLIGMDFEEKKESKIVGTKGEGQYSIKVRTSSGDFSLKA; this is encoded by the coding sequence ATGGCGCTAAAAGATTTGTTTTCGTTTAAAACTGTACCATTTGAAGAAGTAGCTACTGTTGAAGGGGAAAATTTACGTAAAATTATGATTGAAGGAAATTCATCTGATATTGATGTGATTCCGGGTGAGACAGATAGTATAGAGATTAAACTAAGTGGGGAAATAAGTGAAAAGTTAGTGGATTCAGTATCACTAAAGGCTTCGCGAGTGAATGATACCCTTATGATTGAAGTGAAGCGGAAGCATAGTACTTTTCAGTTTGGTGTAACGATTCAAAGCTTATCTCTAGAGGTGCAAGTACCTCAGCGCATGTACGAATCCCTTTTTATTTATACAGCATCTGGCGATATTTCTGTGCATGGAATAGAAGCTAAAGACGTTGAATGCAAAGCAAGTTCCGGTGATATCAAATTAAAGTCTGTAAATCAACCAGACTATATTAAGCTGTCTTCTTCTAGTGGGGATATATTACTAGCAGATGCCAAGGCGAAAAAACTAAAGTTAAAATCTAGTAGTGGAAGCATTGTTACTCGTAAGGCGAATTGGGCAAGTTCAACGATCACCTCTTCTTCAGGGGAAATTGATGTAGATAGCTTTACAGGGCAATTAAGAGCGGATTCAAGTTCAGGAGATATTCAAATATATAGTGAAAGCTTAAGTGGAGATCTAGACGTAGAATCGTCAAGTGGCTCAGTTAATATTGAGTTTCTAGAAGAACCACAATCTGTTTTCTTAGATTATAAAGCAAGCTCAGGCGAAGGAGACGTTCAACTAATAGGAATGGACTTTGAGGAGAAAAAGGAATCAAAGATTGTGGGTACAAAAGGTGAAGGACAGTATAGTATAAAAGTTCGTACCTCTTCAGGCGATTTTTCATTAAAGGCATAA
- a CDS encoding DEAD/DEAH box helicase has translation MSQHDTTEWSVLNKLKPFLQEAWKQSGFQKPTNIQTEAIPTIMEKKDVICESPTGTGKTLAYLIPTLEKIDAESQHIQAVVIAPSRELVMQIHSEIQSWASASDIRSASFIGGANVKKQLEKLKKRPQIIVGTTGRIMELIKAKKLKMHEVSTIVADEADQLTLPEHRRHLEDIIKTTLKDQRQLIFFSATIGKETERVAKEMMVSPSIIKVEQNKADKLKVEHLYLVSERREKMTMLRSILHSFTGKTLIFVKDGETAEEVQRKLQFHHINVDILDGMSKKQEREAAMRNFRKNKVATLVVTDLAARGLDIRNVSHVIQFDIPREYKQYVHRSGRTGRMGAMGFVISIVTQQEVRDVKRFCKELGVKAIRKNLYKGELIDHIMKKEEKGKRRSKKSLPNKKNKKS, from the coding sequence ATGAGTCAACATGATACAACAGAATGGTCTGTTTTGAACAAATTAAAGCCATTTTTACAAGAAGCATGGAAACAATCTGGCTTTCAAAAACCAACTAACATTCAAACCGAAGCCATTCCAACAATAATGGAAAAAAAAGATGTCATATGTGAATCACCAACAGGAACGGGAAAGACATTAGCCTATTTAATCCCAACTTTAGAAAAAATAGATGCGGAAAGCCAGCATATCCAAGCGGTTGTCATTGCTCCTTCTCGTGAGCTGGTTATGCAAATACACAGTGAAATTCAATCATGGGCGAGTGCGAGTGACATTAGAAGTGCTTCGTTTATTGGCGGAGCCAATGTAAAAAAGCAATTGGAGAAATTAAAAAAGCGTCCCCAAATTATCGTTGGGACAACAGGTCGTATTATGGAGCTTATAAAGGCGAAAAAACTGAAAATGCATGAGGTAAGCACGATTGTTGCTGATGAAGCAGATCAATTAACATTACCTGAACACCGCCGACATTTGGAGGACATTATTAAAACAACCTTAAAGGACCAACGACAGCTTATCTTTTTCTCTGCAACGATTGGGAAGGAAACGGAACGAGTGGCTAAGGAGATGATGGTATCTCCATCCATTATTAAAGTTGAGCAAAACAAGGCTGACAAATTAAAGGTAGAGCATCTATACCTTGTTAGTGAGCGTCGTGAAAAAATGACGATGTTAAGAAGTATTCTACATAGCTTTACTGGAAAAACACTTATTTTTGTGAAAGATGGAGAGACAGCAGAGGAAGTTCAACGTAAACTACAATTTCATCATATTAATGTGGATATTTTAGATGGAATGTCTAAAAAACAGGAAAGAGAAGCAGCGATGCGTAATTTCCGGAAGAATAAAGTGGCGACTTTAGTGGTAACCGATCTTGCAGCAAGAGGACTCGATATTCGCAATGTTTCACATGTTATCCAGTTTGATATTCCACGGGAGTATAAACAATATGTTCACCGTTCAGGGAGAACAGGCAGAATGGGTGCGATGGGATTTGTCATCTCCATCGTCACGCAACAAGAAGTAAGAGACGTTAAGCGTTTTTGTAAAGAGCTTGGAGTAAAGGCCATCCGAAAGAATCTTTACAAAGGAGAATTAATAGATCATATTATGAAAAAGGAAGAAAAAGGTAAAAGGCGTTCAAAAAAGAGTCTACCCAATAAGAAGAATAAGAAATCATAA
- a CDS encoding citrate synthase/methylcitrate synthase, producing MLTNGLKGIVAAETAICHVDGKEGRLIYRGYEIRHLTTNYSFEAIAFLIWHGYLPTQEELTNLHQQLVRNRFLTQSLKTIIDALPDEMDMMSVLRTAISAEGTKNYSWKPTISQAIRLTALTPTIIAYRQSRLQKKEFTEPSKRLGHVENYLYMLHGEKPTKTTVNALETYMILTLEHGLNASAFSARVTASSESDMVSAIAAAIGTMKGPLHGGAPSGVIKLLNEIKTEDRARHLLKTKLINGEKLMGFGHRIYKTHDPRAIALKGKLLEMIGENNWLDLAIHVENIAIDLLSELKPGRGLYTNIEFYAAAIMKAIDLDSDLFTPTFTVSRMVGWTAHIIEQSENNTIFRPQSEYIGEVKKATLDLPNK from the coding sequence ATGTTAACAAATGGATTAAAAGGAATTGTAGCAGCCGAAACAGCAATCTGTCATGTGGACGGAAAAGAAGGTAGACTTATTTATCGTGGTTATGAAATTAGGCATCTAACGACTAACTATTCATTCGAAGCCATCGCTTTCTTAATTTGGCACGGATATTTACCAACACAAGAAGAATTAACGAATCTTCATCAACAACTAGTAAGAAATCGATTTTTGACTCAAAGTTTAAAAACAATTATAGATGCTCTTCCAGACGAAATGGATATGATGAGTGTGTTAAGAACCGCTATATCTGCGGAAGGGACAAAGAACTACAGCTGGAAACCAACGATTTCCCAAGCAATTAGATTAACGGCTTTGACGCCAACCATCATTGCGTACAGACAAAGTAGACTACAAAAGAAGGAATTTACAGAGCCTAGCAAAAGACTAGGTCATGTAGAAAACTATCTCTATATGTTACATGGAGAAAAGCCAACTAAAACAACAGTCAACGCCTTAGAAACTTACATGATTTTGACGTTGGAGCATGGTTTGAATGCTTCCGCCTTTTCAGCACGAGTAACAGCTTCTTCAGAGTCTGATATGGTTTCTGCTATTGCTGCTGCGATAGGGACAATGAAGGGCCCCCTTCACGGTGGCGCACCTTCTGGAGTAATCAAGTTATTAAACGAAATTAAAACAGAGGATCGTGCTAGGCATCTGCTAAAGACAAAGTTAATAAACGGGGAAAAACTAATGGGGTTTGGACATCGAATTTACAAAACTCATGATCCTCGAGCGATTGCTTTAAAAGGAAAATTATTAGAAATGATAGGAGAAAACAATTGGCTTGACCTTGCTATTCATGTTGAAAATATAGCGATTGACCTCTTGAGTGAATTAAAACCAGGCCGTGGTTTATACACAAACATTGAATTCTACGCAGCAGCTATTATGAAAGCAATCGATTTAGACAGCGATCTTTTCACTCCTACTTTTACTGTAAGTCGTATGGTCGGCTGGACGGCTCATATAATAGAACAGAGTGAAAATAATACAATTTTTAGACCTCAGTCCGAATATATTGGTGAAGTAAAAAAAGCGACTCTTGACCTACCCAATAAATAA
- a CDS encoding LysR family transcriptional regulator, whose amino-acid sequence MELNWIQTFISAAEYGNFRKAAESLYISQPSVTVHIKQLEKELGVVLFDRNGKKVKLTEAGRRYLMHAKEMMNVYEKGVDDLQTFSQGYTSKLSIAISPLIADTLLPYVLKQYLKKHPTVEISVQIVESNAIEQTVLKEEVDLGLSCIPSFHPEIESRLLYDDKVILVAPHDGRDFESAYQLEEEEVLATNYLLTYNHPAYWETLCKTVKRFYPATRMMKVSQIHITKRFIVEGLGVSYLPSSTVRRELLEGRLLEVDTYSFDLPEANTFAILKYEHKEQKEFLSFLSHFRF is encoded by the coding sequence ATGGAGTTAAATTGGATTCAAACGTTTATATCCGCAGCAGAGTATGGGAACTTTCGAAAGGCGGCAGAAAGTCTTTACATTTCTCAACCATCTGTAACCGTCCATATTAAACAGTTAGAAAAGGAACTAGGTGTCGTTTTATTTGATCGAAATGGGAAGAAAGTGAAGCTTACGGAGGCAGGAAGAAGGTATTTAATGCATGCGAAAGAAATGATGAATGTATACGAAAAAGGAGTGGATGACCTCCAAACATTTAGTCAAGGGTACACTTCTAAACTTTCAATTGCCATTTCCCCCTTAATTGCTGACACACTTCTACCATATGTTCTAAAACAGTATTTAAAAAAGCATCCGACAGTGGAGATATCTGTTCAAATTGTCGAATCAAATGCCATTGAGCAAACCGTCCTTAAGGAGGAGGTAGACCTTGGACTGTCATGTATTCCAAGCTTTCACCCGGAAATAGAAAGTAGACTACTGTACGATGACAAAGTAATTTTAGTCGCTCCTCATGACGGAAGAGATTTTGAATCCGCCTATCAATTAGAAGAGGAAGAAGTATTAGCAACGAACTATTTACTAACATATAATCACCCTGCCTATTGGGAGACACTCTGCAAAACGGTCAAGCGATTCTACCCTGCTACACGTATGATGAAGGTATCACAAATTCATATTACTAAACGGTTTATTGTGGAAGGACTAGGGGTTTCTTACTTACCTTCTTCAACTGTTAGAAGGGAACTCCTTGAAGGAAGATTATTAGAAGTAGATACGTATTCCTTTGACTTACCTGAAGCCAATACATTTGCTATTCTTAAATATGAGCATAAAGAGCAAAAAGAATTTTTATCCTTCTTGTCTCATTTCAGGTTTTAA